A genomic segment from Alkalilimnicola ehrlichii MLHE-1 encodes:
- the tssM gene encoding type VI secretion system membrane subunit TssM codes for MSDKARNRVAGRLRGTMGSVTGGRVSRYSGWVGALRRGWPWVVGLLGIALLAVVWIWGPAWQIGGARPLAPWPNRLLVILCAVLVVLVIIGLRLRARLRDAEPPRDEAEIPDPVAQATAGQEQGLNHCLDQLRRQRGRHALQALPWYLVLGPEGSGKTSLVQRSGQRFSLTRSLHPQGGEASDSGLRCWASDRAVTLEPGAAWLLQGGWDRDGADALSASLWQHLVGWLQRRRPRRPLDGVLLVLDLSRLTSAGARDDWGDALRERLQELTTTYQSRLPVYVVFSQMDRLYGFDAFFRHAVGDARCEPWGFSFSAGSLADPDAWEEEFTGAYRRMLGRIERQLVAWLAACRDQGEREALFRFSRQLAGLEPLLSETLQRVLGSRRYAVEPLVRGVYFASLGQQGVPIDAFADAATARYRLPDLVHRARRNGQQSLAWFSERLLQRVVFPEAGLAGDSLRFVRRRRWLRGAGLVFSLAGLSGLVIGWGHYYQHNLVALQAVEARAEALADLRPAQEHLDDPSGQHLVPALDELREVAGVFDGPRGAWAGLADMGLYQGHRVGDAMDQAYLDALRYRFLPALMLGIADEMNTLAPGSEEQLVRLRVLRMLADARGREPDRVRDYMADRWQALLPNRGRLQGRLLEHLDHALVHTDLAGRQAHDPRAAAALAPVAGSIRKAQQAFSRSPVDERVYTLLKRRGQDRAGGGVRLDRSVGSGWGTVFRADDDDPDGVTVSPLLTRDGFEQVFLGELDGATVLALNDLWVLGERDDPQFSERDEQRLREALREQYVADFHAGWRRALGNIHLTDLESIPHAVIVIDALLGGGRPLERLLAEIERHTRLYPELPVDDDVARDRLRGSSRYRLAGKLAAPFQPLHALHRKGEEADGDLAAVRAALGALRDHLRAVEQSSEPGRIAYRHARNRLLQDSGDPVDRVERLAEELPAPLDGFMAGIAEQSWRLISGEAIRYLEQQWLDEVIAPFEADLAGRYPLEPNARREVALEDFERFFAAGGTLDSFFMDKLQPFLDEAPELLEGPDGRSLLNPRLRTALERAERIREAYFGRDGLLDVGFTLAPVSLSGDKRRSVLNVDGQILEYRHGAPQRVAMLWPNSLRQTNESGITLVPDRVNRSPRSERHQGAWAWFRLLDEARVVAVGERELRLSFQVDGGEMSYRLTADRTRNPFTRPLTRGYTVPATLYRNGVGGR; via the coding sequence ATGTCGGACAAGGCAAGGAATCGCGTGGCAGGACGCCTGCGCGGCACCATGGGCAGCGTAACGGGAGGGCGGGTCAGCCGCTATTCGGGGTGGGTGGGCGCGCTCCGTCGCGGGTGGCCCTGGGTCGTGGGGCTGCTGGGGATAGCATTGCTGGCGGTGGTCTGGATCTGGGGGCCGGCCTGGCAGATCGGTGGCGCCCGGCCCCTGGCCCCCTGGCCGAACCGGCTGCTGGTCATTCTCTGCGCGGTGCTGGTCGTGCTGGTGATTATTGGGCTCCGCCTCAGGGCCCGCCTGCGCGATGCCGAACCCCCCCGCGACGAGGCTGAGATCCCCGACCCGGTGGCCCAGGCAACCGCCGGGCAGGAGCAGGGCCTGAATCATTGCTTGGACCAGTTGCGGCGCCAGCGCGGGCGCCACGCCCTGCAGGCATTGCCCTGGTACCTCGTGCTGGGTCCGGAGGGCAGCGGCAAGACCAGTCTGGTGCAGCGCTCGGGCCAGCGCTTTTCACTCACCCGGAGCCTCCACCCGCAGGGCGGTGAGGCCTCGGATAGCGGGCTGCGCTGCTGGGCCAGTGACCGGGCCGTCACGCTGGAGCCCGGCGCCGCCTGGCTGTTGCAAGGGGGGTGGGACAGAGACGGTGCGGATGCCCTGAGCGCCTCCCTCTGGCAGCACCTGGTCGGCTGGCTGCAGCGGCGTCGCCCCCGACGGCCGCTCGACGGCGTGCTCCTGGTGCTGGACCTGTCCCGGCTCACCAGCGCCGGCGCCCGGGACGACTGGGGCGATGCCCTGCGCGAACGCCTGCAGGAGCTGACCACGACCTATCAGAGCCGGCTTCCGGTCTACGTGGTCTTCAGCCAGATGGATCGGTTGTACGGCTTTGACGCCTTCTTCCGGCACGCTGTCGGTGATGCCCGCTGCGAGCCATGGGGCTTCTCCTTCAGCGCCGGCAGCCTGGCCGACCCGGACGCCTGGGAGGAGGAGTTCACCGGCGCCTACCGACGCATGCTCGGCCGCATCGAACGGCAACTGGTCGCATGGCTGGCCGCGTGTCGTGATCAGGGCGAACGGGAGGCCCTTTTCCGCTTCTCCCGACAGCTGGCCGGTCTCGAGCCCCTCCTGAGCGAAACCCTGCAACGGGTGCTCGGCAGCCGGCGTTATGCCGTTGAACCGCTGGTGCGCGGGGTGTACTTCGCCTCGCTCGGCCAGCAGGGGGTGCCCATCGATGCCTTTGCCGACGCGGCCACCGCCCGCTATCGCCTGCCCGACCTGGTGCACCGTGCCCGCCGCAATGGCCAGCAGTCGCTGGCCTGGTTCTCGGAGCGGTTGCTGCAGCGGGTGGTCTTCCCCGAGGCCGGCCTTGCCGGGGACAGCCTCCGCTTCGTCCGCCGCCGGCGTTGGCTGCGCGGTGCCGGCCTGGTGTTCTCCCTGGCAGGGCTGAGCGGATTGGTCATCGGCTGGGGGCACTACTATCAGCACAATCTCGTGGCCCTGCAGGCCGTGGAGGCGAGGGCGGAGGCCCTGGCGGACCTGCGACCGGCGCAGGAGCACCTCGACGACCCCAGCGGCCAGCACCTGGTGCCGGCGCTGGATGAGCTCCGCGAGGTCGCCGGCGTCTTTGACGGACCCCGCGGGGCGTGGGCAGGCCTGGCGGATATGGGGCTCTACCAGGGGCACAGGGTCGGTGATGCCATGGACCAGGCGTACCTGGACGCGCTCCGCTACCGGTTCCTGCCGGCCCTGATGCTCGGCATTGCCGACGAGATGAACACGCTGGCACCGGGGAGCGAGGAGCAGCTCGTCCGGCTCCGCGTCCTGCGCATGCTCGCCGATGCCCGCGGACGGGAACCGGATCGGGTGCGGGACTATATGGCCGATCGCTGGCAGGCGCTGTTGCCCAACCGGGGGCGGCTGCAGGGCCGGCTGCTGGAGCACCTGGACCATGCCCTCGTCCATACCGACCTGGCGGGCCGGCAGGCGCACGATCCCCGCGCGGCGGCCGCGCTGGCGCCGGTGGCCGGCAGCATCCGGAAGGCCCAGCAGGCGTTCTCCCGCAGTCCGGTGGATGAGCGGGTCTATACCCTCCTGAAGCGCCGCGGGCAGGACCGAGCCGGTGGCGGCGTAAGGCTGGACCGCAGCGTTGGGTCGGGTTGGGGCACGGTCTTCCGCGCCGATGACGATGATCCGGACGGGGTGACCGTATCGCCGCTGCTGACCCGTGACGGCTTTGAGCAGGTCTTTCTCGGAGAGTTGGACGGCGCCACGGTCCTCGCCCTGAACGACCTCTGGGTGCTGGGCGAGCGGGACGACCCGCAGTTCAGCGAGCGCGACGAGCAGCGCTTGCGGGAGGCCCTGCGTGAGCAGTATGTGGCCGACTTCCACGCCGGTTGGCGCCGAGCCCTGGGTAACATCCATCTCACCGATCTGGAGAGTATTCCCCACGCCGTGATCGTCATCGACGCGCTGCTGGGGGGCGGCCGTCCGCTGGAACGCCTGCTGGCCGAGATCGAGCGCCACACCCGACTCTACCCCGAACTCCCGGTGGATGACGACGTGGCCCGGGACCGGCTCAGGGGCTCGTCGCGCTACCGGCTGGCCGGGAAGCTGGCCGCGCCCTTCCAACCCCTCCACGCCCTGCATCGGAAGGGGGAGGAGGCGGACGGCGATCTGGCCGCCGTCCGGGCCGCACTGGGGGCATTGCGAGACCATCTGCGGGCGGTGGAGCAGTCCAGCGAGCCGGGGCGCATCGCCTACCGTCACGCCCGCAACCGGCTACTGCAGGACAGCGGGGATCCGGTGGACCGGGTGGAGCGGCTGGCCGAAGAGTTGCCTGCCCCGTTGGATGGATTCATGGCGGGTATCGCCGAGCAGAGCTGGCGGCTGATCAGTGGTGAGGCCATCCGGTACCTGGAGCAGCAGTGGCTGGACGAGGTGATTGCCCCGTTTGAGGCGGATCTGGCCGGCCGTTACCCGCTGGAACCGAACGCCCGGCGGGAGGTGGCGCTGGAGGACTTCGAGCGCTTCTTTGCGGCGGGCGGCACCCTGGACAGCTTCTTCATGGACAAACTGCAGCCCTTCCTCGACGAGGCCCCGGAACTGCTGGAGGGGCCCGACGGGCGTTCGCTGCTCAATCCCCGGTTGCGGACGGCGCTGGAGCGGGCGGAGCGGATCCGGGAGGCCTACTTTGGCCGGGACGGGCTGCTGGATGTCGGTTTCACCCTGGCCCCGGTGAGCCTCAGCGGTGACAAGCGGCGTAGCGTGCTCAACGTGGACGGGCAGATTCTGGAGTATCGCCACGGCGCCCCCCAGCGGGTCGCCATGCTCTGGCCCAACAGCCTGCGTCAGACCAATGAAAGCGGGATCACGCTGGTACCCGACCGCGTCAACCGTTCGCCGCGCAGCGAACGCCACCAGGGGGCCTGGGCCTGGTTCCGCCTGCTCGACGAAGCCCGTGTGGTGGCGGTGGGCGAGCGGGAGCTGCGGCTCAGCTTCCAGGTGGATGGCGGGGAGATGAGCTACCGCCTGACCGCGGACCGGACCCGCAATCCGTTCACCCGGCCGCTGACCCGGGGGTACACGGTGCCTGCCACCCTGTACCGCAACGGGGTCGGCGGACGCTGA
- a CDS encoding Hcp family type VI secretion system effector, with protein sequence MPTPCYVSIQGQTQGNITAGAFTPDSVGNIYVEGHEDEMLVQEVKHVVTVPTDPQSGQPSGQRAHKPLILTVALNKSVPLLYNALAAGEMLPEVVLRWYRTSTDGKQEHFFTTTLTDATIVDIDLTMPHAQDTAKAEFTQLMDVSLAYRKIDWEHTVAGTSGADDWRSPVES encoded by the coding sequence ATGCCAACACCTTGCTATGTCAGCATCCAGGGCCAGACCCAGGGCAACATCACTGCCGGTGCCTTCACCCCCGACTCCGTGGGCAATATCTACGTCGAGGGCCATGAGGACGAGATGCTCGTTCAGGAGGTCAAGCACGTGGTCACCGTGCCCACGGACCCCCAGTCGGGTCAGCCCTCGGGCCAGCGGGCGCACAAACCGCTGATCCTCACGGTGGCGCTCAATAAGTCGGTGCCGCTGCTCTACAATGCCCTGGCCGCCGGCGAGATGCTGCCCGAGGTGGTACTGCGCTGGTATCGCACCTCCACCGACGGCAAGCAGGAGCATTTCTTCACCACCACCCTCACCGATGCCACCATCGTGGACATCGACCTCACCATGCCCCACGCCCAGGACACCGCCAAGGCCGAGTTCACCCAGCTCATGGACGTCAGCCTGGCCTACCGCAAGATCGACTGGGAGCACACCGTCGCCGGCACCTCCGGTGCCGACGACTGGCGCTCTCCGGTGGAGTCCTGA
- a CDS encoding type VI secretion system PAAR protein, translating into MSRQVMLVGDKDTGHGSCPPTAITSGSPTVQINGRAVARQGDPLAPHRKPKGSTHGRHIASGEPTCLVDGRPIALTGHPVNCGGSLVAGAGQGVTVGSV; encoded by the coding sequence ATGAGCCGCCAAGTCATGCTGGTCGGCGACAAGGACACCGGCCACGGCAGTTGCCCACCGACCGCGATCACCTCCGGCAGCCCCACCGTGCAGATCAATGGCCGAGCGGTCGCACGCCAGGGCGACCCGCTGGCCCCCCACCGCAAACCCAAAGGCTCGACCCACGGGCGCCACATCGCCAGTGGCGAGCCCACCTGCCTGGTGGACGGCAGACCCATCGCCCTGACCGGCCACCCCGTCAACTGCGGCGGAAGCCTGGTGGCCGGGGCTGGGCAGGGGGTGACCGTGGGTTCCGTGTGA
- the dapF gene encoding diaminopimelate epimerase, whose protein sequence is MKVRFTKMQGLGNDFVVIDAVRQPVEPSPEQIRHIADRRYGVGCDQVLLATPARRSQADFGYLIFNPDGSQAEHCGNGVRCLARFLDDRGLVPAGRHELVIETINGLSRVRLCDDGPVTVDMGAPVLEPPHIPFRAPSRAREYELEVEGQVVRLGAVSMGNPHAVLRVDDVDSAPVETLGPAIESHSRFPRRVNVGFMQVLTPTHIRLRVYERGAGETLACGTGACAAVVSGRLRGWLEEAVDVDLPGGRLVIHWAGDGEHVWMTGPAETVFEGEIRLD, encoded by the coding sequence ATGAAAGTCCGTTTCACCAAGATGCAGGGGCTGGGCAACGACTTCGTGGTCATCGACGCTGTGCGCCAGCCCGTCGAGCCCAGCCCGGAGCAGATCCGCCACATCGCCGACCGCCGTTACGGCGTCGGCTGCGACCAGGTCCTGCTGGCGACACCGGCGCGGCGCAGCCAGGCCGATTTTGGCTATCTCATCTTCAACCCGGACGGCAGCCAGGCCGAGCATTGCGGCAACGGGGTGCGCTGCCTGGCCCGCTTTCTCGATGATCGCGGCCTGGTGCCCGCCGGCCGCCACGAGTTGGTGATCGAGACGATCAACGGCCTCTCCCGGGTGCGTCTGTGCGACGACGGTCCGGTCACCGTGGACATGGGGGCGCCGGTGCTGGAGCCACCCCACATCCCCTTCCGGGCGCCCAGCCGGGCGCGGGAGTACGAGCTGGAGGTGGAGGGCCAGGTGGTGCGCCTGGGTGCGGTCTCCATGGGCAATCCCCACGCCGTGCTGCGGGTGGATGACGTGGACAGTGCGCCGGTGGAGACCTTGGGCCCGGCCATCGAATCCCATTCCCGCTTTCCGCGCCGGGTCAATGTCGGCTTCATGCAGGTGCTCACCCCGACCCACATCCGCCTGCGGGTCTACGAACGGGGCGCCGGTGAGACCCTGGCCTGCGGCACCGGCGCCTGCGCCGCGGTCGTCTCCGGGCGGCTGCGCGGCTGGTTGGAGGAGGCGGTGGACGTGGACCTGCCCGGCGGACGCCTCGTGATACACTGGGCCGGCGACGGTGAACACGTCTGGATGACCGGCCCGGCGGAGACGGTATTCGAGGGGGAGATCCGTCTCGATTGA
- a CDS encoding DUF484 family protein — protein MQQTNPEPQLTDEDVAAWLEADPQFLLRHPGVMRRLELRHDCAPAVSLIERQVQLLRHDNERLRAELKDLLAVARYNDRIGARLHQLTLELMRADALGAVVEALRAGLREGFQADAVALLLLGEPEQAGALPVPCLPEDDDRLACLNSFIMDRRPRCGRMQPEQLERLFGTSAARINSAAIVPLIAERGVQGLLGIGSHLADRFHEGQGTVYLGQLGSLAGEALAAHRRRDA, from the coding sequence ATGCAGCAGACCAATCCTGAACCGCAGCTCACCGACGAGGACGTGGCCGCCTGGCTGGAGGCCGATCCGCAGTTCCTGTTGCGCCATCCCGGCGTCATGCGCCGGCTGGAGCTGCGCCACGATTGCGCGCCGGCGGTCTCGCTGATCGAGCGCCAGGTGCAGCTCCTGCGCCACGACAATGAGCGGCTGCGCGCGGAGCTGAAAGACCTGCTGGCGGTGGCCCGCTACAACGACCGGATCGGTGCCCGTCTGCACCAGCTCACCCTGGAGCTCATGCGCGCTGACGCCCTCGGTGCGGTGGTGGAGGCCTTGCGGGCCGGGTTGCGCGAGGGCTTCCAGGCCGATGCGGTGGCGCTGCTGCTGCTCGGCGAGCCGGAACAGGCCGGGGCCCTGCCGGTGCCCTGCCTGCCGGAGGACGACGATCGGCTCGCCTGTCTCAACAGCTTCATCATGGATCGCCGTCCGCGCTGCGGTCGGATGCAGCCGGAGCAGCTCGAACGGCTGTTCGGTACCAGCGCTGCCCGAATCAACTCGGCGGCCATCGTGCCGTTGATCGCCGAGCGGGGGGTGCAGGGCCTGCTCGGGATCGGCAGCCACCTGGCCGACCGCTTCCACGAGGGCCAGGGTACGGTCTACCTTGGCCAGTTGGGCAGCCTGGCCGGCGAGGCGCTGGCGGCGCACCGCCGCCGCGACGCCTGA
- the xerC gene encoding tyrosine recombinase XerC, whose protein sequence is MATLDDDIRHFLHHLRYERGLSPHTLQAYQRDLTRFHHWCAENGLADRDAVSAHDIRRFAAARHRQGLAPGSVQRTLSSLRSLFRYLVREGRLTGNPAEGVAAPRRPRRLPGVLSPDEAARLLEGSPEDDPLALRDRALYELIYSSGLRLAEAVGLDLGRLDLTEGLVEVVGKGAKTRRVPVGGKAREALQAWLAVRPALAGADEPAVFVSQRGGRLSARSVQARLARLATLSGVGRPVHPHMLRHSFASHLLESSGDLRAVQELLGHADIATTQVYTHLDFQHLARVYDQAHPRARKGGGGKR, encoded by the coding sequence ATGGCGACGCTGGATGACGACATCCGGCACTTCCTGCACCATCTCCGCTACGAGCGTGGGCTCTCTCCGCATACCCTCCAGGCCTATCAGCGCGACCTGACCCGGTTCCACCACTGGTGTGCGGAGAATGGACTGGCGGACCGGGACGCGGTCAGCGCCCACGATATCCGCCGCTTCGCCGCCGCCCGCCACCGTCAGGGGCTGGCCCCCGGCTCGGTGCAACGCACCCTCTCCAGCCTGCGCAGCCTGTTCCGTTACCTGGTCCGCGAGGGCCGCCTTACCGGCAATCCGGCGGAAGGGGTCGCTGCCCCCCGGCGCCCGCGCCGGCTGCCCGGGGTGTTGAGCCCCGACGAGGCCGCCCGGCTGTTGGAGGGTTCGCCGGAGGACGATCCGCTGGCCCTGCGCGACCGGGCGCTGTACGAGCTGATCTACTCCTCCGGGTTGCGTCTGGCTGAGGCAGTGGGCCTGGACCTGGGCCGGCTGGACCTCACCGAGGGCCTGGTGGAGGTGGTGGGCAAGGGCGCCAAGACCCGGCGGGTGCCCGTGGGCGGTAAGGCGCGTGAGGCCCTGCAGGCCTGGCTGGCGGTGCGTCCGGCGCTGGCCGGGGCGGATGAACCGGCGGTGTTCGTGAGCCAGCGCGGCGGGCGTCTCTCCGCGCGCAGCGTGCAGGCGCGGCTTGCCCGGCTGGCCACGCTCAGTGGGGTCGGCCGGCCGGTACACCCGCACATGCTGCGCCACTCCTTTGCCAGCCACCTGCTGGAGTCCAGTGGTGACCTGCGCGCCGTGCAGGAGCTGCTGGGACACGCCGATATCGCCACCACCCAGGTCTATACCCACCTCGATTTCCAGCACCTGGCCAGGGTCTACGACCAGGCCCATCCGCGGGCGCGCAAAGGGGGCGGCGGTAAGCGCTGA